Genomic segment of Sphingomonas telluris:
AGGAAGCCGTCAAAGCGTCAGGGCCACTATACCACCCGGTCATTTCTACAGTACCGAAGCGAACACTCACGCAGGCGCTTACGTGCCATTCGCCGTTGTTCCTCCGACCGCCCGAAACGTTGAGCCTTTCCAGCCTTCCATTGGTCCCCAATATCTGATTGATCGCGCGGAACGCTGTCTCGACACCTCCTTCGCCACTTGCGAGATCCGTCAGCTTGCCTCGGATTTCGTGAAGGAGCTCAATCCTGACGGCCACGTCATTCCCGCGTACCATCCGTGTCCGAATGTCGACACGTTTGAACTTCCACGGTGACCGAGCGTGCTTGGGGCCGGTCCCTCCGAGATTGCGATGAATCACCGGAGCCACGTCGCCTAGGCCAGCACGCTTTGCTGAGCTAATTCGATTGGCCTGCGATCGAAGCTCAGAAAGGTTCTCGGAACGGCCGTATCGAAGGCATGCTTACTACCCGCTATGGCTTGGGCAATAAGCGACCCGATGGCAGGCGCCAGCTTGAAACCATGGCCGCTGCACCCGTTAGCGACGAAGAAGCCACCGAGTGGTGTTTCGCCCACAATTGGATGAACGTCAGCCCAGTTCATGGTGTACAGACCGCTGTACCCGCGAACACCGCGCAGCGGGCCAATTGACGGCATTCGATGTTGAACGGCGTGAAGCTTCGAGCGAACAAAGCTGTCATCAGCGGAACGGTCAAATTCGTCCGGGTCGTCCACCGTCTCGCGTTCGTCTTCTGGCAATACGGAGCCAACGATGATGTGCTTCCGCTGACCTTGGGTTCGAAAGTAAATTCCTCCGGCCAAATCGGCACACACGGGCATGCTTCCGGGCAGATGCGGGGGCATGTCAAACTGGGCCATCTGAATCCGGGTGGGTCGTAAGGGCCAGCGATCTGCCAGCCCCACCTTGGCCAGGAGTTGATTACACCACGGGCCACTCGCGTTTACTACTAGGCCGCACGCGTACCCTGACCCGTCCGCAAGCGTCACGCCCGCGACCCGATCAGAGATTGTTTCTATACCAGTCACCCGCGCGCCGAACTGCACTTCGACACCATTGTTACGAACAGCGGTCAGCAGATCCTGAAGGGCGTCCGTCGGCTCGATATACCCACCCTCACTTTCAAGGATGTATCTCTCACCTGAGCGACACTCGTGAGGTTCGCCAGCCAGAAGATCAGGCGGAATTGTGCAGGGGCTCAGGGCTGGGAAATTATCCTGAACATCGGCGTCATCGAGCAAGGTGGCTGCGACCCCCAGACGCTGCAGCCGAGCAACCTCGGCGCTGCTGCCTATGCCGCCGCCCAGCCAAATGACGCCCGTTTGATGGAAGCGAGCAACCGGCGCTGTCAGCTCAAGGAAATCGCTCCAGTTGCGGTAGGCTCGTATGCCGTCTTTTGCGAGCTCGACCATCTCGTCGCGAGAATATCGGAATCGACAGACAGCCGAGGATGCACCTGTCGAGCCTTCGCCCAGTCCTGCCCCCTTCTCTAAGACAAGAATCCGGTCCGAAGTTCTCAGCGCCAGTTGGTACGCTACACTCAGGCCAATAACGCCTGCGCCAACAACGACGATGTCCGTAGATTGCATTTCGCACCTTCACGCATGAGACGGACAACAACGAACTCGTTCGGCGGTGACGATTCCGACTTGGCCGATGAGATTCCGACGACGTGTGAGCCGAGCCTGACCCAGACAGAGCTACCGCGTCGCTATTCGGGGCAGGCCCAGGCTTCCTAACCCTCCGGTTAGAAAGCGTATTCCGCAGCAAGACCGAACGTGCGCGGCTGAACTGGAATCACGGTGTATTGAATCGGAAGTCCAAGCAGCAGCGTCCGTGAAACCGCCCCTTTCGAACCCGTGAGATTCCGACCGTAGATACGCACGGTCCAGTGCTGATCCACCGTAAGTTCACCGTGAGCATCCAGGGTTGTGTAGGCGGCTGCGGGTACGGACCCGGGACTACTCTCCACAAGTGACAGGCGCCGCCCGATATGGCGAACGCCAGCGCCTACGTTCGCGCGGTTGGAGCCGACGTCAAAGCTATAATCCGCGGTGAGCGACCCGCTCCATTTGGGAGCATTCGGAAGGCGGTCCCCGTCAAGCCCTCCGATCGGCGGCGCATCTTCGGTCAGGTATGCATCCACATAGGAGCCATTTGCCGCGAGGCTAAGAGCAGGCACGGGATGAAAGATCAGTGAACCCTCGATGCCCCGACTTCGGGCACGGCCGCCGTTAACCGCGGCGCTGACCCCGCCGATGACCTCGGTAAGCTGAATTTTTTTCCACTCCAGATCATAGGCAGCAAACTCGAAAGAGAGGCGGGGGTCGATGAGAGTTCCCTTGATCCCGATTTCATAGCTGGTGAGCCTGCTTGACTGAACCTGTGGCGGCACGCCCGGAACTGCGACGTTCGGGCCGCCGGGGAGATACCCGGTCGCAATCCGCCCGTAGATCATCGCAGTCTCGCCGAGATGAATTTGCGGGCTCACGCTGAAAGTGAACACGTCCTCGTCTGATTGGCCGGGTATATTCTTCGGAGTTCCGAAAAGCAGACCACTCGTGATCTGGCGGAAGTCCTGCTTATTTCGCGCCCAACGCATGCCGCCTGTAAAGTCAAACGAGTCCGTGAGGTGGAAAGTACCGTTCCCGAAAATTGCGAACTCGCGGTAGGTCGTGGGAAGAGAAACCTCTGCCAGCGGATTGAGCGCTGGGATCGGCTCTTCATTCATGGTCAAGGCGGGTACGACCTGGCGGTTCTCTGTCTCTTCATGAGTATAGAAGCCGCCGACCAACCATTCGAAGCGGCCGCCGTTTGGCGAGGTGAGCCGGACTTCTTCCGTAACCTTATCCAGGTCGAGGCTGAGGTCGAATGGCGCTAATCCGGCTG
This window contains:
- a CDS encoding alpha-isopropylmalate synthase regulatory domain-containing protein, with protein sequence MAPVIHRNLGGTGPKHARSPWKFKRVDIRTRMVRGNDVAVRIELLHEIRGKLTDLASGEGGVETAFRAINQILGTNGRLERLNVSGGRRNNGEWHVSACVSVRFGTVEMTGWYSGPDALTASCGAYLDALGRAAEMNIEKAAIA
- a CDS encoding NAD(P)/FAD-dependent oxidoreductase; this encodes MQSTDIVVVGAGVIGLSVAYQLALRTSDRILVLEKGAGLGEGSTGASSAVCRFRYSRDEMVELAKDGIRAYRNWSDFLELTAPVARFHQTGVIWLGGGIGSSAEVARLQRLGVAATLLDDADVQDNFPALSPCTIPPDLLAGEPHECRSGERYILESEGGYIEPTDALQDLLTAVRNNGVEVQFGARVTGIETISDRVAGVTLADGSGYACGLVVNASGPWCNQLLAKVGLADRWPLRPTRIQMAQFDMPPHLPGSMPVCADLAGGIYFRTQGQRKHIIVGSVLPEDERETVDDPDEFDRSADDSFVRSKLHAVQHRMPSIGPLRGVRGYSGLYTMNWADVHPIVGETPLGGFFVANGCSGHGFKLAPAIGSLIAQAIAGSKHAFDTAVPRTFLSFDRRPIELAQQSVLA
- a CDS encoding TonB-dependent receptor, which translates into the protein MSLTTAAAALCAGTAAHAQSEQASSSQPADASAPKSPDQPSLAGSEGEIVVTAQKRPEILQDVPISISVVAGDQMRKAGATQLVDLSGYVPGLQVDSAGTPGQTTVTLRGVTPLTGAQTVGIYVDDAPVGSSSIYARSSIFSLDLLPYDINRLEILRGPQGTLYGASSIGGLIKYVTVTPSLTRTSGVVGGEVFDIDHAHGFGYAGQALINTPVVQDRVGLSASIAYRKSPGYVNNVQTGRRDQNDYDQLGGRLSLLVKPNDRFSARFSAIYQKVDSDNNAQVVEEISTGERLGDGYANNNYLDEPFTKKFQFYSGTLDYDFGFATLTSATSYSSTKIRQTIDASRVYGSLYPLLTGGAIPAGLAPFDLSLDLDKVTEEVRLTSPNGGRFEWLVGGFYTHEETENRQVVPALTMNEEPIPALNPLAEVSLPTTYREFAIFGNGTFHLTDSFDFTGGMRWARNKQDFRQITSGLLFGTPKNIPGQSDEDVFTFSVSPQIHLGETAMIYGRIATGYLPGGPNVAVPGVPPQVQSSRLTSYEIGIKGTLIDPRLSFEFAAYDLEWKKIQLTEVIGGVSAAVNGGRARSRGIEGSLIFHPVPALSLAANGSYVDAYLTEDAPPIGGLDGDRLPNAPKWSGSLTADYSFDVGSNRANVGAGVRHIGRRLSLVESSPGSVPAAAYTTLDAHGELTVDQHWTVRIYGRNLTGSKGAVSRTLLLGLPIQYTVIPVQPRTFGLAAEYAF